A part of Melittangium boletus DSM 14713 genomic DNA contains:
- a CDS encoding trifunctional serine/threonine-protein kinase/ATP-binding protein/sensor histidine kinase: MLNLSGYTLRRPVRATDSNLLFQAVREADGAPVIIKTPVGPCAGPREDERYRREHNILRRLLGVRGVTRPHGYERVNGRPVLVLEEVQGVALSEAVGRPFELARFLELAVSLTSTLAEIHLRGVIHKDIKPSNIIVTPSGEPRIIDFGAATLQRTEHVDAALTHLIEGTLAYMSPEQTGRMNRVVDYRTDFYSLGVTFYELLTGVRPFQGRDALEWFHAHMAQLPRPPHELVASVPPVLSAIVMRCLAKVAEERYQSAEGLRHDLAECGEGLRRGALELFVLGKRDIPSRFQLPQRLYGRDTHVATLLQGFERIARGGRPELILVRGYSGIGKSSVVHELHKPVVRRRGFFLSGKFDQLQRDVPYATLAQAIRGLVRQLLAGTDEEVAWWRERLREALQGNGQVLVDLVPQLTLLLGPQPAVPELPPAEAQHRFNQVFHRFLGVFATAEHPLVMFLDDLQWADLASLRLLQSLLTAEEAPAALWIGAYRDNEVSPSHPLMMTLGEVHKAKVAVTDLQLAPLSLAQLQHLVGDALPGAGAEVILPLSEQVYEKTGGNPFFLLQLMQALHHDGLLGRTPGGGWRWDAEGVRARGYSDNVVDFMARNLHQLPASTQHLLPLAACVGNSFSLGMLALIAGLEVDEVERGLEPALQESLVVRSASEQYRFLHDRIQQAAHALIPEGERQAIHVRIGRLLLERLSAEEVREKLFEIVSQLNTGVELISGHEERHRLARLNAEAGWKARASSAHGSAAAYLAMAFSLIPGDPWVLDPALAFKVRLDRASSELMSGNLAEARRLLEELCSRARNRADIAAAYTLRHEVHLISGEIEASVTCLLEGLTLLGMPMSPHPSWEEAVAAREEVQALLGGRSIESLVELPLMTDADMKPVMSVLGRLFPSAYFTDNNLLVLHVCRMVSLSLRYGNTNESAIGYSSLGILLGMFFKSYQEGYAYGVLARALVDRYDLTHERVRALFNLEMISYWCRPLAEAHAHALNAFQHAVQSNDYLFACYIVGHVVWNRQAMGHPLDDVYQDAIARMDFMRKTGFVGVVDTTLIVLRYMQQLRGHSPTFGTLDGEGFDEKALEASLSPAHMSSMVCQYWLSKMQARFMCGSYAEAREAGDKAAAFIWSFIGIIPLLDFHLFRALTLVACCEGATEEERRRYLEAAEAHGRQLEEWACHCPETFRALERLVFAELARVRGRLEQALLAYEEALRAARDHGFIHHVALVCELAANFYRKRHAPFIAEAYARQAREAYEQWGAHGKVKQLDVLWPSLVSPAAPTSGTTTTSSSESREIDALAVVKAQQAISSEIVLERLVSTLIRVATENAGAQRGALLLPRGDKLEVVVDTEDSGGTRAALPWTILSYVRRTHEHVLIGDAAAPHPFSGEPYLEHSGARSVLCLPLLRQESLSGVMYLENRFASGAFTPERILLLGQLASQAAISIENARLYAELHRTEAALRGANDELERRVEERTRELKQAQAQLVDTARAAGMAEVASDVLHNVGNVLTSAVINLDQMRSGVAASRFDRAAQLSALLKEHQEDLVGFLTRDPRGRVLPDYLRALTEELRQERIQLQTNLNEMGLHLEHIHAIIRVQQDYAKTSLILSEWELSQLIEDSLRFQMGMLQRHGVSVTREFSAAPRMQVDKHKVLQILINLLSNAKDAMAELPEGRRHLCVRLTVEGSVARIQVVDSGKGFARELHKQLFALGFTTREEGHGFGLHSSALAAQVMGGRLLLESEGPGKGATATLELPLSQPL, from the coding sequence ATGTTGAACCTTTCAGGCTACACGCTCCGTCGTCCGGTCCGCGCCACCGACTCGAACCTGCTGTTCCAGGCGGTGCGCGAGGCGGATGGTGCACCGGTCATCATCAAGACGCCCGTGGGCCCCTGCGCGGGCCCGCGCGAGGACGAGCGGTACCGCCGGGAGCACAACATCCTGCGGAGGCTGCTGGGCGTGCGCGGCGTCACCCGGCCCCATGGTTACGAGCGGGTCAACGGCCGCCCCGTCCTGGTGCTGGAGGAGGTGCAGGGGGTGGCCCTCTCCGAGGCGGTGGGCCGGCCCTTCGAGCTCGCCCGCTTCCTCGAGCTGGCCGTCTCCCTGACCTCGACCCTGGCGGAGATTCACCTCCGGGGGGTCATCCACAAGGACATCAAGCCCTCCAACATCATCGTCACGCCCTCGGGCGAGCCGCGCATCATCGACTTTGGCGCCGCCACCCTCCAGCGCACCGAGCATGTGGACGCGGCGCTGACCCACCTGATCGAGGGCACACTGGCCTACATGTCCCCGGAGCAGACCGGGCGCATGAACCGCGTGGTGGACTACCGCACCGACTTCTATTCGTTGGGCGTGACGTTCTACGAGCTGCTCACGGGCGTCCGGCCGTTCCAGGGGCGTGACGCGCTCGAGTGGTTCCATGCGCACATGGCCCAGCTGCCGAGGCCGCCGCACGAGCTCGTCGCCAGCGTTCCGCCCGTGCTGTCCGCGATCGTGATGCGGTGCCTGGCCAAGGTCGCCGAGGAGCGCTACCAGAGCGCCGAGGGGCTGCGGCACGACCTCGCGGAGTGCGGGGAGGGCCTGCGCCGGGGCGCCCTCGAGCTCTTCGTGCTGGGCAAGCGGGACATCCCCAGCCGCTTCCAGCTCCCCCAGCGGCTCTACGGGCGAGACACCCACGTCGCCACGCTGCTCCAGGGCTTCGAGCGAATCGCGCGCGGAGGCCGGCCCGAGCTCATCCTGGTGCGCGGCTACTCCGGCATCGGCAAGTCGTCGGTGGTCCACGAGCTGCACAAGCCCGTGGTGCGGCGGCGCGGGTTCTTCCTGAGCGGCAAGTTCGATCAGCTCCAGCGGGATGTTCCCTACGCCACCCTGGCCCAGGCCATCCGGGGGTTGGTGCGCCAGCTGCTGGCGGGCACCGACGAGGAGGTGGCCTGGTGGCGCGAGCGCTTGCGCGAGGCCCTCCAGGGCAACGGCCAGGTTCTCGTGGACCTGGTGCCACAGCTCACGCTCCTCCTGGGCCCGCAGCCGGCGGTCCCGGAGCTTCCGCCCGCCGAGGCGCAGCACCGCTTCAACCAGGTGTTCCACCGCTTTCTGGGCGTCTTCGCCACCGCCGAGCACCCGCTCGTCATGTTCCTGGATGATCTGCAGTGGGCGGACCTGGCCAGCCTCCGGCTCCTCCAATCCCTGCTCACCGCGGAGGAGGCGCCAGCGGCGCTGTGGATCGGGGCCTACCGGGACAACGAGGTCAGCCCCTCCCACCCGCTGATGATGACGCTCGGGGAGGTGCACAAGGCGAAGGTCGCGGTGACCGACCTCCAGCTCGCGCCGCTGAGCCTGGCGCAGCTCCAGCACCTCGTGGGCGATGCGCTCCCGGGCGCGGGGGCGGAGGTCATCCTGCCCCTCTCGGAGCAGGTGTACGAGAAGACGGGGGGCAACCCGTTCTTCCTCCTGCAATTGATGCAGGCGTTGCACCACGATGGCCTCCTCGGCCGCACGCCCGGAGGAGGCTGGCGCTGGGATGCCGAGGGCGTCCGGGCCCGCGGGTACTCCGACAACGTCGTCGACTTCATGGCTCGCAACCTGCACCAGCTTCCCGCGAGCACCCAGCACCTGCTCCCCCTGGCGGCGTGCGTGGGCAACAGCTTCTCACTCGGGATGCTGGCCCTCATCGCCGGCCTGGAGGTGGACGAGGTGGAGCGGGGCCTCGAGCCGGCGCTCCAGGAGAGCCTGGTGGTGCGCAGCGCCTCGGAGCAGTACCGGTTCCTGCATGACCGCATCCAGCAGGCGGCGCATGCCCTCATCCCCGAAGGCGAGCGCCAGGCGATCCACGTGCGCATCGGGCGCCTGCTGCTGGAGCGCCTGTCCGCCGAGGAGGTGCGCGAGAAGCTCTTCGAGATCGTGAGCCAGCTCAACACCGGGGTGGAGCTCATCAGCGGCCACGAGGAGCGCCACCGCCTCGCGCGCCTGAACGCCGAGGCGGGCTGGAAGGCCCGGGCCTCCAGCGCGCACGGCTCGGCCGCCGCCTATCTCGCGATGGCCTTCTCGCTCATCCCGGGCGACCCCTGGGTGCTGGACCCCGCGCTGGCCTTCAAGGTGCGGCTGGATCGGGCGAGCAGCGAGCTCATGAGCGGCAATCTCGCCGAGGCCCGCCGCCTGCTGGAGGAGCTGTGCTCGCGGGCACGGAACCGGGCGGACATCGCCGCCGCCTACACCTTGAGGCATGAGGTGCACCTCATCTCCGGCGAGATCGAGGCCTCCGTCACCTGCCTCCTGGAGGGACTGACCCTGCTGGGCATGCCGATGTCTCCGCATCCCTCCTGGGAGGAGGCCGTGGCCGCCCGGGAGGAGGTCCAGGCCCTGCTGGGTGGCCGTTCCATCGAGAGCCTCGTCGAGCTGCCGCTGATGACGGACGCGGACATGAAGCCGGTGATGAGCGTCCTGGGCCGCCTTTTCCCATCCGCCTACTTCACCGACAACAACCTGCTCGTCCTCCATGTCTGCCGGATGGTCTCCCTGAGCCTGCGCTACGGCAACACCAACGAGTCGGCGATCGGGTACAGCTCGCTCGGCATCCTGCTCGGGATGTTCTTCAAGAGCTATCAGGAGGGCTACGCCTATGGCGTGCTCGCCCGCGCGCTCGTCGATCGGTACGACCTGACCCACGAGCGGGTCCGGGCGCTCTTCAACCTGGAGATGATCAGCTACTGGTGCCGGCCCCTGGCCGAGGCGCACGCGCACGCGCTGAATGCCTTCCAGCACGCGGTCCAGAGCAACGACTACCTGTTCGCCTGTTACATCGTCGGCCATGTCGTCTGGAACCGGCAGGCCATGGGGCACCCCCTGGATGACGTCTACCAGGACGCGATCGCCCGGATGGACTTCATGCGCAAGACGGGCTTCGTGGGGGTGGTGGATACCACCCTCATCGTCCTGCGCTACATGCAGCAGCTGCGGGGCCACTCGCCCACGTTCGGCACGCTGGATGGGGAGGGGTTCGACGAGAAGGCCCTCGAGGCCTCGTTGTCGCCGGCCCACATGAGCAGCATGGTGTGCCAGTACTGGCTCTCCAAGATGCAGGCGCGCTTCATGTGCGGCTCCTACGCGGAGGCCCGTGAGGCGGGGGACAAGGCGGCGGCGTTCATCTGGTCCTTCATCGGCATCATCCCGCTCCTGGACTTCCACCTCTTCCGCGCCCTCACCCTGGTCGCGTGCTGCGAGGGCGCGACGGAGGAGGAGCGGCGGCGCTACCTCGAGGCCGCCGAGGCGCACGGGCGACAGCTCGAGGAGTGGGCATGCCACTGTCCCGAGACCTTCCGCGCGCTCGAGCGGCTCGTCTTCGCGGAGCTGGCCCGGGTCCGGGGCCGCCTGGAGCAGGCGCTCCTCGCGTACGAGGAGGCCCTTCGCGCGGCCCGCGACCACGGCTTCATCCACCACGTGGCCCTGGTGTGCGAGCTGGCGGCGAACTTCTACCGCAAGCGGCATGCCCCCTTCATCGCGGAGGCCTACGCGCGCCAGGCCCGCGAGGCGTACGAGCAGTGGGGAGCCCACGGCAAGGTCAAGCAGCTGGACGTCCTGTGGCCGTCCCTGGTGAGCCCGGCGGCACCCACGAGTGGCACCACCACGACCTCCTCCTCGGAGTCCCGGGAGATCGACGCGCTCGCCGTGGTCAAGGCCCAGCAGGCCATCTCCAGCGAGATCGTCCTCGAGCGGCTGGTGTCCACGCTCATTCGGGTCGCCACCGAGAACGCGGGGGCCCAGCGGGGAGCCCTGCTGCTGCCGCGCGGTGACAAGCTCGAGGTCGTGGTCGACACGGAGGACTCGGGCGGCACGCGGGCCGCTCTGCCCTGGACGATCCTCTCCTACGTCCGGCGCACGCACGAGCATGTGCTCATTGGCGACGCGGCGGCGCCTCACCCGTTCTCGGGCGAGCCCTACCTCGAGCACAGTGGCGCGAGGTCCGTGCTCTGCCTGCCGCTGCTGCGCCAGGAGTCGCTGTCGGGGGTGATGTACCTGGAGAACCGGTTCGCCTCCGGGGCGTTCACGCCGGAGCGCATCCTGTTGCTGGGGCAGCTCGCCTCGCAGGCCGCCATCTCCATCGAGAACGCCCGGCTGTACGCCGAGCTTCATCGCACCGAGGCCGCCCTGCGCGGCGCCAATGACGAGCTGGAGCGGCGGGTGGAGGAGCGCACGCGCGAACTCAAGCAGGCCCAGGCCCAGCTGGTGGACACGGCCCGCGCGGCGGGCATGGCCGAGGTCGCCTCGGACGTGCTGCACAACGTGGGCAACGTCCTCACCAGCGCCGTCATCAACCTGGATCAGATGCGCTCCGGCGTCGCGGCCTCGCGCTTCGACCGGGCGGCTCAGCTCTCCGCCCTGCTCAAGGAGCACCAGGAGGACCTGGTGGGCTTCCTGACGCGCGACCCGAGGGGCCGCGTCCTGCCGGACTACCTGCGGGCACTCACCGAGGAGCTTCGTCAGGAGCGGATCCAACTCCAGACGAACCTGAACGAGATGGGTCTGCATCTCGAGCACATCCACGCCATCATCCGGGTGCAGCAGGACTACGCCAAGACGTCACTCATCCTCAGTGAGTGGGAGCTCTCCCAGCTCATCGAGGACAGCCTGCGCTTCCAGATGGGCATGTTGCAGCGCCACGGTGTTTCCGTGACGCGCGAGTTCTCCGCCGCCCCCAGGATGCAGGTGGACAAGCACAAGGTGCTGCAGATCCTCATCAACCTCCTGAGCAACGCCAAGGACGCGATGGCCGAGCTCCCCGAGGGGCGACGTCACCTGTGCGTGCGGCTCACGGTCGAGGGGAGCGTGGCCCGGATTCAGGTGGTGGACAGCGGCAAGGGCTTCGCGCGGGAACTCCACAAGCAGCTCTTCGCGCTCGGCTTCACCACCCGCGAGGAGGGGCATGGTTTTGGCCTGCACTCGAGCGCGCTGGCGGCGCAGGTGATGGGGGGCCGCCTGCTGCTGGAGAGCGAAGGCCCCGGCAAGGGCGCCACGGCCACGCTCGAGCTCCCACTCTCACAGCCTCTCTGA
- a CDS encoding amidohydrolase family protein produces MASSVPTPALAATAQEGSASDQDMPRDTGASNRRYLLKGGAVLSMDPQVGNFAQGDVLIEGKRIVAVGARLNAPGAAIIDATGMIVMPGFVDTHHHQYQTALRSFLSDGLLFNDGLPHGEKNYLDYIHSKITPVFRPQDAYLAELVSSLSQLDAGVTTVVDTSQVGHTPAHTDAVIQGLQDAGRRAVFVYSPGAGPGNIFPRDLQRIRGRYFSSTDQLLTLAMGGEVSDASFRTYWAIGRQNGLPIVTHLVGSLGQATLVEQLASEKLLGPDIIFIHASRISEGSWRAIARSGANVSIAAPIEMAMRHGLPPIQSALDHGVQPALSTDVECTMTADFFTQMRTVFTLQRALINERAINGETNLPELLTCRDVIRFATVEGARVARLSHKIGSLTPGKEADILLLRADALNVAPLNNVPGAVVTLMDRVNVDTVIVAGRIRKWRGALVDVNWAPLRAALEASRDYLLQAAGVQRVLF; encoded by the coding sequence ATGGCCTCCTCGGTCCCCACGCCGGCGCTGGCGGCGACCGCGCAGGAGGGAAGTGCCAGCGACCAGGACATGCCACGGGACACCGGTGCGTCGAACCGGCGCTACCTGCTCAAGGGCGGCGCGGTCCTCAGCATGGATCCCCAGGTGGGGAACTTCGCCCAGGGTGACGTGCTCATCGAGGGCAAGCGGATCGTCGCGGTGGGGGCCAGGCTGAATGCTCCCGGCGCGGCGATCATCGACGCCACGGGCATGATCGTCATGCCGGGGTTCGTGGACACCCACCACCACCAGTACCAGACCGCGCTGCGCAGCTTCCTGTCCGACGGCCTGCTGTTCAACGATGGGCTGCCGCACGGCGAGAAGAACTACCTCGACTACATCCACTCCAAGATCACGCCGGTCTTCAGGCCGCAGGACGCCTACCTCGCCGAGCTCGTCTCGTCGCTCAGCCAGCTGGACGCGGGGGTGACCACGGTCGTCGACACGTCGCAGGTGGGACATACTCCGGCGCACACCGATGCGGTCATCCAGGGGCTTCAGGACGCGGGCCGCCGCGCGGTCTTCGTGTATTCACCGGGCGCGGGCCCCGGCAACATCTTCCCGAGGGATCTCCAGCGGATCCGCGGCCGGTACTTCTCCTCGACCGATCAGCTCCTGACCCTGGCGATGGGCGGGGAGGTGTCCGACGCCTCGTTCCGGACCTACTGGGCGATCGGGCGCCAGAATGGCCTGCCCATCGTGACGCACCTCGTCGGCAGCCTCGGCCAGGCCACGCTGGTGGAGCAGCTCGCGAGCGAGAAACTGCTCGGGCCCGACATCATCTTCATCCACGCCAGCCGCATCTCGGAGGGCTCCTGGCGGGCGATCGCCCGCTCGGGGGCGAACGTCTCGATCGCGGCACCGATCGAGATGGCCATGCGGCACGGCCTGCCGCCGATCCAGTCCGCGCTCGATCATGGCGTCCAGCCCGCGCTCAGCACGGACGTCGAGTGCACCATGACCGCGGACTTCTTCACCCAGATGCGGACCGTTTTCACGCTCCAGCGGGCGCTCATCAACGAGCGCGCGATCAACGGCGAGACGAACCTGCCCGAGCTCCTCACGTGCCGCGATGTGATTCGCTTCGCCACGGTCGAGGGAGCCCGGGTGGCCCGCCTCTCCCACAAGATCGGCTCGCTGACCCCGGGCAAGGAGGCGGACATCCTCCTGCTGCGCGCGGATGCCCTCAACGTGGCCCCGCTCAATAATGTGCCGGGGGCCGTCGTCACGTTGATGGACCGCGTCAACGTGGACACGGTCATCGTCGCGGGACGGATCCGCAAGTGGCGAGGCGCCCTCGTCGATGTGAACTGGGCCCCCCTGCGTGCCGCCCTCGAAGCGTCCAGGGACTACCTCCTCCAGGCGGCGGGCGTCCAGCGCGTGCTCTTCTGA
- a CDS encoding peptidase domain-containing ABC transporter, with translation MSMSDHDHDTLPVPSASPGGFPQALGDGTASPLALEGILLALAHSTGNSPEQGAVRAALRDATRHQPGSLEQTWGPWLQHAGQAVGLTLTLLRRPLEDVLREGHRQGPLATVFVSGEEARWFLLDEWDGGRVRVRASFLPEDGARWTHRELVTRLSAWGAAPLTWVLAEESEPLHALRRADGRTLSPFARVRELARLEAADLRAVIVYAVGVGLFALTTPIAVQSLVNTVAFGALLQPLVVLSILLLGGLVFAAALRAMQYWVVELIQQRLFIRVVSDLSHRLPRVRAKAMDQAHGPELANRFFDVVTVQKASATLLLEGLAVVLQTGIGLLMLAFYHPMLLAFDFFLLLCVAGILIGYGRSAAETGLKESKAKYAVAAWLQELVRHPIAFRQSGGAEHAQERADSLARDWLGSRRKHFKYLFRQVLGALGLQAVASALLLGLGGWLVIDRQLSLGQLVAAELIVTAVLAAFAKFGKHLEAYYDLLAAADKLGQLVDLPVERELGESRPPRSGPAGLVVRELTFHYREDAPVLRGIDLALRAGEKVALTGETAGGKSTLGELLYGLRSPTRGRILLDGADTRDMSFAALRRDVALVGATELFAGTLVENLRMGQPGLPLEEIRRVLEDVGLGDAISRLPQGLHTEITTGGQPLSSGQRVLLNLARALLLRPRLLIIDEALDSLDAPSRDRVLRTLLAPHAPWTLLLITHHPDLLVRCERALELRDGQLLSFLPESSARASTLS, from the coding sequence ATGTCCATGTCCGATCACGACCACGACACGCTCCCCGTGCCCTCCGCCTCGCCGGGGGGTTTTCCCCAGGCCCTGGGGGACGGCACCGCCTCGCCTCTGGCGCTCGAGGGGATTCTCCTGGCGCTCGCTCACTCCACGGGCAACTCGCCTGAACAGGGCGCCGTCCGTGCGGCGCTCCGAGATGCCACGCGGCACCAGCCGGGTTCGCTCGAGCAGACGTGGGGGCCGTGGCTCCAGCACGCCGGTCAGGCGGTGGGTCTCACGCTGACGCTCCTGCGCCGCCCGCTCGAGGACGTTCTGCGCGAGGGCCACCGTCAGGGCCCGCTCGCCACGGTGTTCGTCTCCGGGGAGGAGGCGCGGTGGTTCCTGCTCGACGAGTGGGATGGCGGGCGCGTGCGGGTGCGCGCGAGCTTCCTGCCCGAGGACGGTGCGCGGTGGACGCACCGGGAGCTCGTCACGCGGCTCTCCGCCTGGGGCGCGGCGCCGCTCACCTGGGTGCTCGCCGAGGAGTCGGAGCCGCTGCATGCCCTGCGGCGCGCGGACGGTCGCACGCTTTCGCCCTTCGCGCGGGTGCGTGAGCTGGCGCGCCTGGAAGCGGCGGACCTCCGGGCGGTGATCGTCTACGCGGTGGGCGTCGGGCTCTTCGCGCTGACCACTCCCATCGCCGTCCAATCGCTGGTCAACACCGTGGCGTTCGGCGCGCTGCTGCAGCCCCTGGTGGTGCTGAGCATCCTGCTGCTCGGGGGATTGGTGTTCGCGGCGGCCCTGCGGGCCATGCAGTACTGGGTGGTGGAGCTGATCCAGCAGCGGCTGTTCATCCGGGTGGTGAGCGACTTGAGCCACCGGCTGCCCCGCGTGCGGGCGAAGGCGATGGATCAAGCGCACGGACCCGAACTCGCCAACCGCTTCTTCGATGTCGTCACCGTCCAGAAGGCCAGCGCGACGCTGCTGCTCGAGGGCCTGGCGGTGGTGCTCCAGACCGGCATTGGCCTGTTGATGCTGGCCTTCTACCACCCGATGCTGCTGGCCTTCGATTTCTTCCTCCTGCTGTGCGTGGCGGGCATCCTCATCGGTTATGGGCGCTCGGCGGCCGAGACGGGCCTCAAGGAGTCCAAGGCCAAGTACGCCGTGGCGGCCTGGCTCCAGGAGCTGGTGCGCCACCCCATCGCCTTCCGTCAGAGTGGAGGCGCGGAGCATGCCCAGGAGCGGGCCGACTCGCTCGCGCGTGACTGGCTGGGCAGCCGGCGCAAGCACTTCAAGTACCTCTTCCGGCAGGTGCTCGGAGCCCTGGGCCTCCAGGCGGTGGCGAGCGCGCTCTTGCTCGGCCTGGGCGGCTGGCTCGTCATCGACCGGCAGCTGTCGCTGGGACAGCTCGTCGCCGCCGAGTTGATCGTCACCGCCGTCCTGGCGGCCTTCGCCAAGTTCGGCAAGCACCTGGAGGCCTACTACGATCTGCTGGCGGCCGCGGACAAGCTGGGCCAGCTCGTGGATCTGCCCGTGGAGCGCGAGCTGGGCGAGAGCCGTCCGCCTCGCTCGGGGCCCGCGGGCCTGGTGGTACGGGAGCTGACGTTCCACTACCGCGAGGACGCGCCGGTCCTGCGCGGCATCGACCTCGCGCTTCGGGCGGGAGAGAAGGTGGCGCTCACGGGTGAGACCGCCGGGGGCAAGAGCACACTGGGCGAGCTGCTCTACGGCCTGCGGAGCCCCACGCGGGGCCGCATCCTGCTGGACGGCGCCGACACGCGGGACATGTCCTTCGCGGCGCTGCGCCGGGACGTGGCGCTCGTCGGGGCGACGGAGCTCTTCGCCGGAACGCTCGTGGAGAACCTCCGGATGGGACAGCCCGGCCTGCCGCTGGAGGAGATCCGGCGGGTGCTCGAGGACGTGGGCCTGGGAGACGCCATCTCCCGGCTTCCCCAGGGGCTCCACACGGAAATCACCACGGGGGGACAGCCGTTGTCCTCGGGCCAGCGGGTGCTGCTGAATCTGGCGCGGGCGCTGCTGCTCCGCCCGCGCCTGCTCATCATCGACGAGGCGCTGGACTCGCTCGATGCCCCCAGCCGCGACCGCGTCCTTCGGACGTTGCTGGCGCCCCATGCGCCCTGGACCCTGCTGCTCATCACCCACCATCCGGACCTGCTCGTGCGGTGCGAGCGCGCCCTCGAGCTGCGCGATGGCCAGCTGCTCTCCTTCCTCCCCGAGTCGTCGGCTCGGGCCTCCACCCTGTCCTGA
- a CDS encoding HlyD family secretion protein, with amino-acid sequence MTTPTSTPPSPPSLPVMRLVRHDTRVARKVAGGLLLLLVLCAIALLVAPWQQNITGHGRVIAYAPLDRQQTVQSPIAGRIIHWAVQEGSRVEAGDLLVELADNDPELMTRLREQRDAIEVRIRAAQSQMRAYESRVDALRSSRTSSVEAAGSRVRMVKERIRAAEQSLSAAQVARETSRLQLERQRTLHANGLTATRAVELAQLEYAKTSTDVESARASLEAARSELAALGSDRQRIQTDADALVNDGLARYESSKAELAKERIELARLDSLLARQSTQRIHAPRAGTLLRVMAQQGAEFVKVGDPLAVLVPDTDAIAVELRVAGRDAPLITSGRHVRLQFEGWPAIQFAGWPSVAVGTFGGTVAFVDAADDGLGAFRIVVVPDQGEPWPEGRFLRQGVRANGWILLDKVRLGFELWRQFNGFPPSVATEKKASDKSDKPSKGSV; translated from the coding sequence ATGACCACGCCGACCTCGACCCCGCCCTCGCCCCCCTCGCTTCCCGTCATGCGTCTGGTCCGCCACGACACCCGGGTGGCCCGCAAGGTCGCCGGGGGCCTGCTCCTGCTGCTGGTGCTCTGCGCCATCGCGCTGCTCGTGGCGCCCTGGCAGCAGAACATCACGGGCCACGGACGGGTCATCGCCTACGCCCCGTTGGATCGTCAGCAGACCGTCCAGTCCCCCATCGCCGGGCGCATCATCCACTGGGCGGTGCAGGAGGGCTCGCGGGTCGAAGCGGGCGACCTCCTCGTGGAGCTGGCCGACAATGATCCGGAGCTGATGACCCGGCTGCGCGAGCAGCGTGACGCCATCGAGGTCCGCATCCGCGCGGCCCAGAGCCAGATGCGGGCCTATGAGTCGCGCGTGGACGCGCTGCGCTCCTCGCGCACGTCGAGCGTCGAGGCGGCCGGTTCGCGCGTGCGCATGGTGAAGGAGCGCATCCGGGCCGCCGAGCAGTCGCTCTCCGCGGCCCAGGTCGCGCGGGAGACGTCCCGGCTCCAGCTGGAGCGCCAGCGCACGCTCCACGCGAACGGCCTGACGGCCACGCGTGCCGTGGAACTCGCCCAGTTGGAGTACGCCAAGACGAGCACGGACGTGGAGAGCGCCCGCGCCAGCCTCGAGGCCGCGCGCAGCGAACTGGCGGCGCTGGGCTCGGACCGCCAGCGCATCCAGACGGACGCGGATGCCCTCGTCAATGATGGCCTCGCCCGGTACGAGTCCTCCAAGGCGGAGCTCGCCAAGGAGCGCATCGAGCTGGCGCGGTTGGACAGCCTGCTCGCGCGCCAGTCCACCCAGCGCATCCACGCGCCGCGCGCGGGCACGCTCCTGCGGGTGATGGCCCAGCAGGGCGCGGAGTTCGTCAAGGTGGGCGATCCCCTGGCCGTGCTGGTGCCCGACACGGATGCGATCGCCGTGGAGCTGCGGGTCGCCGGCCGGGATGCCCCCCTCATCACCTCGGGACGTCACGTGCGGCTGCAGTTCGAGGGCTGGCCCGCCATCCAGTTCGCCGGCTGGCCCTCGGTGGCGGTGGGCACCTTCGGGGGCACGGTGGCTTTCGTGGACGCGGCGGACGATGGCTTGGGGGCGTTCCGCATCGTCGTGGTGCCGGACCAGGGCGAGCCCTGGCCCGAGGGCCGGTTCCTGCGCCAGGGCGTGCGCGCCAATGGGTGGATCCTCCTGGACAAGGTCCGTCTGGGGTTCGAGCTGTGGCGCCAGTTCAATGGGTTTCCCCCGTCGGTCGCCACCGAGAAGAAGGCCTCGGACAAGTCGGACAAGCCGTCCAAGGGGAGCGTGTGA